GAAAATGGTGAACTTGGAACTATAAAGCATGGTAGAGGTTTTTACTTCCTAAGACCAGAACCAACGGATGAATCCAGTGTTTCCgtctattactggaaataTGACACTACTCATGAAAAGGTTCTCCTAATTCAGCTTGGTGATGGAGACCCCTCAGTCTACTATACTACTAGTAGCAGTACTAATGGTATTGTGTGGAAAAACGATGAACATTCCAAGATAAAAGAGGATTCTCTGAAGGAGCTGAATAAGCAGAACTGTTTGAGAAATGAAGCACACGCTATAAATATATCAGAAAAAAGTGAATCTTATCAATGTCCTAGTTGtacaaaatacaaaatcGATATATTACTTGATCGTGAAAAGCAATATTATATTCATAGTTTTACTGTAACTAAAAATAAAGAATCACCTTccatttccagattctttgAAGGGGATTTAGAACAAACTGGATTCCCATTTGTAGCCGGTATGAATAACATATGTGTTTATTGGTCTGAAGATAGTAGTAAGCCCTCCCTCATCTACTTCTTTATTGGAGGCTACCACTGGTACAGTAGATATCTGGGAGAGACTTTCTGGGAAAAGGAGACAAGCTTGAAGAATTCTCAGGCTAGTGAGAAGAgcaatattccaaatatccTCAAGAAATATGCTACACCTAAAGTAATTTTAGATGCTTCTCATACCGAGGAAGGTAAAACGACGTATAGTCCAAGAAGAAACACCCTAACGTTCAGAGTGTCCAAAGACACTGTTGAACAATCTTACTCTCAGTATACCCACTCTAAATATCAGGATAATAAAGGTTTTAAGCTAAAGAATATTGAACATAAAGGGAACTTACTTGGTATAAACTCCGATGATCTTCTAACTGATGTAACCGTGTTTTATTGGAATAAGGATGAAAATCACTATAAACCACTGTTAATAGAACTGAAGTTGCAAACTCCAACTACATACAAGTACTACCAGAAACTTGGTAAGAATGTTGTATGGACAGAATATCCTAGATCGGAAGCAACTACTCAACTTCTTAATGAAGATCTCAAGAAAGAACTTGACAGACTAAAGGAGATACACTTTCCTGATTCTGGACTTGGTACAGGTGCTAAAGCAGGAATTGGTATTGCAAGTGTACTAGGTGGTGGAACTGCCATCGGTGTTACTGTCTGGAAATGGCCTTCTATACTCTCATTTATAATCACCCGTGTGTAGTACtctccctacccttggtaggcAGTAGACACACCCTCTCtagactattctcttgttggtatactggaatgctagggAGTCTCTAACCTTAACTATTGGTATAGTACATTACTCATTTTA
Above is a genomic segment from Theileria equi strain WA chromosome 4 map unlocalized gcontig_1105316255041, whole genome shotgun sequence containing:
- a CDS encoding hypothetical protein (encoded by transcript BEWA_047800A), with amino-acid sequence MTKDYKTLDIDPNKLSEPGDGINGSQKHDGPQGYTSYEYTKSGGESFELRFISYENEKYLPFLPPKGKISKVTIYYANRGTILLAVQIATEKDRNYYYICKDVSKTVDEDSEFYEFVENGKKRLTNQDIRTILQKVETNKFYYEQLSNDLRGKLWRKNDSTVDISRYPGGSGNKKVRQDAKGGYYYTNEVGVRVNLTVENYPDRDGSYTKLTHTPENGELGTIKHGRGFYFLRPEPTDESSVSVYYWKYDTTHEKVLLIQLGDGDPSVYYTTSSSTNGIVWKNDEHSKIKEDSLKELNKQNCLRNEAHAINISEKSESYQCPSCTKYKIDILLDREKQYYIHSFTVTKNKESPSISRFFEGDLEQTGFPFVAGMNNICVYWSEDSSKPSLIYFFIGGYHWYSRYLGETFWEKETSLKNSQASEKSNIPNILKKYATPKVILDASHTEEGKTTYSPRRNTLTFRVSKDTVEQSYSQYTHSKYQDNKGFKLKNIEHKGNLLGINSDDLLTDVTVFYWNKDENHYKPLLIELKLQTPTTYKYYQKLGKNVVWTEYPRSEATTQLLNEDLKKELDRLKEIHFPDSGLGTGAKAGIGIASVLGGGTAIGVTVWKWPSILSFIITRV